Proteins co-encoded in one Cetobacterium sp. ZOR0034 genomic window:
- a CDS encoding prepilin-type N-terminal cleavage/methylation domain-containing protein, translating into MYINKNKGTTLVEMIVVLFIVTVILQMFYSYIRHINIENKRVFKKIQEKMNSEIIFNKIQNSMYESYTYKIYQYSNMPKVIDYSRESLKEGNML; encoded by the coding sequence ATGTATATAAACAAAAATAAAGGGACTACTTTAGTAGAGATGATTGTAGTTTTGTTTATAGTTACAGTTATTTTGCAAATGTTCTATAGTTATATAAGGCATATAAATATAGAAAATAAAAGAGTTTTTAAAAAAATTCAAGAAAAAATGAACAGTGAAATTATTTTCAATAAAATTCAGAATTCGATGTATGAATCATATACTTATAAGATTTATCAATATTCAAATATGCCAAAAGTAATTGATTATTCAAGAGAAAGCTTAAAAGAAGGAAATATGTTA
- a CDS encoding prepilin peptidase has translation MIHILEIFILFEIIFRDFKEKIILNKSNIALLCIGIYFGFFYGDLRERVIGSALYTLPFIFLYTYGSDFFKKECIGLGDIKLMISIGMLLKFQNFINILLFINISFISALIYIVIKYVFFKTLEKEIAFGPFLIFSYIILKYGELYDKF, from the coding sequence TTGATTCATATATTAGAGATATTTATTTTATTTGAAATAATATTTAGAGATTTCAAAGAGAAAATAATATTGAATAAAAGTAATATAGCACTTCTTTGTATAGGTATTTACTTTGGATTTTTTTATGGTGATTTGAGAGAACGAGTTATAGGAAGTGCTCTTTATACGTTACCATTTATATTTTTATATACTTATGGTAGCGATTTCTTTAAAAAAGAGTGCATAGGGTTAGGGGATATTAAGTTGATGATTTCAATAGGGATGTTATTGAAATTTCAAAATTTTATAAATATATTATTGTTTATAAACATAAGTTTTATTTCAGCGCTAATCTATATAGTTATTAAGTATGTATTTTTTAAAACTTTAGAAAAAGAGATAGCTTTTGGACCTTTTTTAATTTTTTCATACATAATATTAAAATATGGTGAGCTATATGACAAATTCTAA
- a CDS encoding type II secretion system protein, with translation MKRREGFSVIEIILVLGVIGILSSFIVPKVRDYLAMAKDSKAINTLQNLRVASETYYLEKGSYPWPSTGITNMSEVLENLENYIGKNKVPKPGDGDDLLLEIGGSKSTPDGEITYGGEVKVNLDTGNTHFILTPKDSKQEYNIRGEKWEDI, from the coding sequence ATGAAAAGAAGAGAAGGGTTTAGTGTTATTGAGATTATCTTAGTTTTAGGAGTTATTGGAATCTTAAGTAGCTTTATTGTGCCTAAGGTGAGGGATTATCTTGCTATGGCAAAAGATTCAAAAGCTATTAATACTCTTCAAAATTTGCGTGTTGCATCAGAGACTTACTATTTAGAAAAAGGTTCTTATCCATGGCCGAGTACTGGAATAACTAATATGTCTGAAGTATTGGAAAATTTAGAAAATTATATTGGAAAAAATAAAGTCCCAAAACCAGGAGATGGAGATGATCTTTTACTTGAAATAGGAGGAAGTAAGTCAACACCAGACGGAGAGATAACTTATGGTGGAGAAGTAAAAGTTAATTTAGACACAGGAAACACACATTTTATCTTAACTCCTAAAGATTCAAAACAAGAATATAATATTCGAGGAGAAAAATGGGAGGATATTTGA
- a CDS encoding type II secretion system F family protein: MILKRKIKDKELQNLYLRIGRLLNAGIPLKKAIEFQKNSSKNKLLKSRILNLDRRLQKGENIYFILKDEELIKERELLIIYVSENIGKMGDGFLKIAQMKEKKERLKNEIKIALSYPIFILVISTIIILLIFYFIVPNFETVYSLNPNELPLITRFILKIKNILSKYPYTILIYICVVFFCLKSKVMKKTLYKIPIVKKFLIEKYMISILDNLSTLLESGISIDKGIDIILENLESGFLKNKIYILKNIKKGDLLSNCFKRLGFFSLEEIDMVRVGEESGNVILILKEIALVREEELNKRLKMILKLVEPFLLLIIGIIISVFVVGLYLPILNIDDILNV, translated from the coding sequence ATGATTTTAAAAAGAAAAATTAAAGATAAGGAGCTTCAAAATCTATATTTAAGGATAGGAAGGTTGTTAAATGCTGGAATTCCTTTAAAAAAAGCAATTGAATTTCAAAAAAATAGTTCAAAAAATAAATTATTAAAATCTAGAATTTTGAATCTGGATAGAAGATTGCAAAAAGGAGAAAATATCTATTTTATATTAAAGGACGAAGAACTTATAAAAGAGAGGGAACTTCTGATTATTTATGTCTCTGAAAATATAGGAAAAATGGGAGATGGTTTTTTAAAAATAGCACAAATGAAAGAGAAAAAAGAGAGATTAAAAAACGAAATAAAAATAGCACTATCATATCCTATTTTTATTTTAGTTATATCGACAATAATAATTCTTTTAATATTTTATTTTATAGTCCCAAATTTTGAGACTGTTTATTCATTAAATCCAAATGAGCTCCCATTAATAACAAGATTTATCTTAAAAATTAAAAATATATTATCAAAATATCCCTACACAATTTTAATTTATATTTGTGTAGTTTTTTTTTGCTTAAAATCGAAAGTTATGAAAAAAACATTATATAAAATTCCTATAGTTAAAAAATTTTTAATTGAAAAATATATGATAAGTATTTTAGATAACTTATCAACTCTTTTAGAATCGGGTATTTCTATAGACAAAGGTATTGATATAATTTTAGAGAATTTAGAATCTGGATTTTTAAAAAATAAAATATATATTTTAAAAAATATAAAAAAAGGTGATCTTCTTTCTAATTGTTTTAAAAGATTAGGTTTTTTTTCTTTAGAAGAGATTGATATGGTTAGAGTTGGAGAAGAGAGTGGAAACGTAATTTTGATATTAAAAGAGATTGCTTTAGTGAGAGAGGAGGAGTTAAATAAAAGATTGAAAATGATTTTAAAATTAGTAGAACCATTTTTATTATTGATAATAGGAATAATAATAAGTGTTTTTGTTGTTGGTTTATATTTACCAATTTTAAATATAGACGATATTTTAAATGTTTAG
- a CDS encoding GspE/PulE family protein produces the protein MQEDIYFKRDVFEIKELKDLKYNKEDITEILNELIFYSLKERVSDIHIESKEGFIKIRVRIDGHLRKYTEISKSLGVRLITKIKLMSELDIGEKRLPQDGRFKGQFKDEKIDFRVSLTPTIFGERVVVRLLKNNISDLSIDNLGFSSNNLIRLKDLLKKKSGLLLFCGPTGSGKTTTLYSIVNYLQNENLNIVTIEDPIEYQLTEINQIQCKSEIGLDFSTILRSVLRQDPDIILVGEIRDKETAEIALMASLTGHLVVSTLHTIDSLSAIDRLINFGIDRFIIATAITAIESQRLVRKLCGYCGGEKNRECCNEGFKGREAVEEIIFFNKQIRDFILNGTTKELEDYLREEGFKNLLENGYSKVSEKITTKEEILRECFV, from the coding sequence ATGCAAGAAGATATATATTTTAAAAGAGATGTTTTTGAAATAAAAGAGTTGAAAGATTTAAAATATAACAAAGAAGATATAACAGAAATTTTAAATGAACTTATTTTTTATAGCTTGAAAGAAAGAGTTTCGGATATTCATATAGAATCAAAAGAGGGTTTTATTAAAATAAGAGTTAGAATAGATGGACATTTGAGAAAATATACTGAGATAAGCAAAAGTTTAGGTGTAAGATTAATAACCAAAATAAAATTGATGAGTGAGCTTGATATAGGGGAAAAAAGATTACCACAAGATGGGAGATTTAAAGGACAATTTAAAGATGAGAAAATAGATTTTAGAGTCTCACTAACACCAACGATTTTTGGAGAACGTGTTGTAGTTAGGTTATTAAAAAATAATATATCAGATCTTTCGATAGATAATTTAGGTTTTTCATCTAATAACTTGATTAGATTGAAAGATTTATTGAAAAAAAAGAGTGGATTATTACTTTTTTGTGGGCCTACAGGAAGTGGAAAGACAACGACACTTTACTCTATTGTTAATTATTTACAAAATGAAAATTTGAATATAGTAACAATTGAAGACCCAATAGAATATCAACTAACAGAAATAAATCAAATTCAGTGTAAAAGTGAGATTGGATTAGATTTTTCAACGATATTAAGAAGTGTTTTAAGACAAGATCCAGATATAATTTTAGTTGGAGAGATAAGAGATAAAGAAACAGCAGAGATTGCTTTAATGGCTTCTTTAACAGGACATTTAGTTGTCAGTACTCTACATACGATAGATTCATTATCAGCTATAGATAGATTGATAAATTTTGGAATAGATCGATTTATTATAGCTACAGCAATAACAGCGATTGAAAGTCAAAGATTAGTTAGAAAACTATGTGGTTATTGTGGAGGTGAAAAAAATAGGGAGTGTTGTAATGAAGGATTTAAGGGAAGAGAAGCTGTTGAAGAAATAATTTTTTTTAATAAACAGATAAGAGATTTTATACTTAACGGAACAACAAAAGAGCTAGAGGATTATTTGAGAGAGGAAGGATTTAAAAATCTTTTAGAAAACGGATATTCAAAGGTATCAGAAAAAATAACAACAAAAGAAGAAATATTAAGAGAGTGTTTTGTATGA
- a CDS encoding histidinol-phosphatase HisJ family protein has translation MIISDYHIHSSFSGDSVEDLDKICKRAIELGIKEIAITDHMDLDIKTVSNDSNFYLNLDEYVPTILKLKEFYKNDLDIKLGMEFGIQKHLGEIGDEIIKRYPFDFIISSVHTVDRLLVDQKEFWSDKTRDEAHDKYFFEILKSVENFNQFSVQGHLDFITRYGGLDKKGFIDYIMYQDLIDTILKKLISKGKGIEINTSGIRYNENRFYPCDNIIKRYFELGGEIITIGSDSHKASDLGKDFKRAYDFLESIGVKYISSFDQLDVSFKKIK, from the coding sequence TTGATTATAAGTGATTATCATATACATAGTAGTTTTTCTGGAGATAGTGTTGAGGACTTAGATAAAATCTGTAAAAGAGCTATTGAATTAGGAATTAAAGAGATTGCAATAACTGATCATATGGATTTAGATATAAAAACAGTATCGAATGATTCAAATTTTTATTTAAATTTAGATGAGTATGTTCCTACAATTTTAAAATTAAAAGAGTTTTATAAAAATGACTTAGATATAAAATTAGGTATGGAGTTTGGAATACAAAAGCATTTAGGGGAGATTGGAGATGAAATCATAAAGAGATATCCATTTGATTTTATAATTTCATCTGTTCATACTGTGGATAGGCTTTTAGTTGATCAAAAAGAATTTTGGAGCGATAAAACAAGAGATGAAGCTCATGACAAATATTTTTTTGAAATATTAAAAAGCGTGGAAAACTTCAACCAATTTAGTGTTCAAGGACATCTTGATTTTATTACAAGATATGGGGGACTTGACAAAAAAGGATTTATAGATTATATAATGTATCAGGACCTTATTGACACTATTTTAAAAAAACTAATTTCAAAGGGAAAAGGAATTGAAATAAATACTTCGGGAATAAGATATAATGAAAATAGATTTTACCCATGTGATAATATAATAAAACGTTATTTTGAATTAGGTGGAGAGATTATAACTATAGGTTCAGATTCACATAAAGCATCAGACTTAGGAAAAGATTTTAAAAGAGCTTATGATTTCTTAGAAAGCATAGGAGTAAAATATATATCATCTTTTGATCAGCTAGATGTATCTTTTAAAAAAATAAAATAA